The Corvus moneduloides isolate bCorMon1 chromosome 4, bCorMon1.pri, whole genome shotgun sequence genomic interval CATCCCCTCTTCCCAAAGGCTCAAGTCTGTGTGCTCCACAAATTCCCAGACTTAAAGAGCAAGGCAGGGGTGGGTTTTATTcttatttgtggttttttaccAACTTCCTGCTGCTTTGAGGTCCCATCTCCCCCCTCCTGTGTCCCAAGTTTCTCCCTCTGGGATAATTCAGGCCGACTGAGGAGGATTTAACAGCTCCTCATGGAATTTTCCAGCATCCAAGGGGGATGTTTTCCATCCTCCCGAAATCTCCAAGCTTTCTCCTCACTCTCCCTTGTCCTTGCCCACCCCAGCCTGAGAAGATGTGGGCCATCCTTGCGGTCATGGTGCTGTTCTCCGACGGCGTCGGCGACATCCGGAGGCTCCTGGAATGCCTGCGGAGCCCCCGCTCCGAGCTGTCCGTGGTGGAGGTGACCGAGGTGCTTTACTGCATGGCCACGCTGCTGTTTGCCATGAGGGACAGGGGCATTCCCATCACCAACAGGTCAGGAGCTTCCCATTCCATCCCTGCCACGCCCAGGGACGCTTCCCACtctcccagcttgctccaagcctggccttggacatttccagggatgaggcaactacggcttctctgggaattccattccagggcctcaccaccctcccagtcAAGAATtgcttcccaatatcccattatccctgtcctctggcagtgggaagccattcccccttatcctgtcacttttccaggcagaattccaaaaaaaacccccttttgtccccaaaataaaagcaggattTCAAGGAACTTCCTGCTCAGCTCCAACAATTTCACGTTTTtatttcctccccaaaattgatttattttacttcattcCAAGTCTTGGGAGCTCCTTCCCTCACGATCCTTTTGTTCCCAAAACCAAAAGGATCTTCCCCACAGATTCCTTCGGATTCCATCAGGATTGcagtgaggatgaggatgaaggACACAGGTAAATCCTTCTTGGGAGAAAACTGGCAAGGAACTGGCCTGGAGAATGAAACTAGCCAGGAATTAGATGGCTCTGGAAGCTGGGAGTTCTAACCCAGCCTGTGGGACATGGAGAGGTTCATCCTCTGCTTCCTCAGGGAATTTGGGATATTTGTGTGGGCTGTTAATGATGGATAATTGCTGGATCAAGTCATTAACCTGCAGAAAATGTGGCAGGATGGCCCTGGCCAGCAATGAGAGTTGTGCTCAAGGTCAAAATCCAGGGATTTTAGCATCTCCAGCCCAGAAAAACTGGGAATGACCACACTGAGATTTAGGGAATCAGGAGGAAATGTGTCCTGGAGGAATTGCCTGATCCCTGTTTGCAGCCCTGCAGTAATTAATATTCTGAGAGTTCACATCGTGGTGGGAGACACACAATCTGTCCTGAAGGGTGGAAGAAAGGAGCAAAACTGCCCTGAAAGAGGGAAAACCACAGTGGGAAAGCCCTGATGGAGAACCCAGGTTAATTTTAAACCAGTCGTTGTCAACACAATGCAAAGCAAAGAGTCTCTttgctcttccctctgcagtaaaaaaccaccaagaatTCTTTTCAGAGTTCAAAACCTCCCACAAAACCATCCTGAAACAAAAAGTGCTTCACTTTAAAATCCCAAAGCAGCCCCAAATTCCCTCTCAGCTCCCCCTacccccaggctctgctgttgATTGTGGTTCAGGAGAGCAGAATTATCCCGTGGACTCTGATCCCAGGTTGTGTTTGCATGGAAGACCCTGGAACCCAaagctggcagggctgagggagagGCCACACTCAGAGCTGTCCCCACGGTGCCTTTGCTGGCACTTTTCCGAGCAgaattccaaaaaaaaaccaaccattttcccccaaaataaaagcaggattTCAAGGAACTTCCTGCTCAGCTCTAacaatttcacttttttactACCTCCccaaaattgatttattttacttcGTTCCAAGTCCTGGGAGCTCCTTCCCTCACGATCCTGTTGTTCCCAAAGGTTCCTGGTGGTGCAGGTAAATCCCACCAATTCCTTCAGGATTGCAGTGAGGATGAGATAAGGATGAAGGAAACAGGTAAAAGCACTTCAAAATATCCATAATTTCCTGCAGagcttgagggttttttttgggggaagTATCCAGGATATTGATGGTGTTGAAGCGGCTGCAGAGGTTTAATTTGTTATTAATGATTTCTCAGCAATAATTCCTGGttgatccttttttttcccaggattcACTACAATCTTTTCTACTGTTTGTACCTGATGGAAAATGCCTCTGGAATTGTGCAGCCTCTGGAAGAGGGAAGAGTGGCTTCCAGGTAATCCTGGTCCAGGTGATCCAAGCAGTGCCCGGAGTCCTGAGGGAATGCTGAGCATTCCATGGAATGGGGAGCAAAATGttccacagcaggaaaaggtggACATGGATGAGGAGCTGATCCTGGTCCTTGCCACCTTCTccaggaattcccagaggaaaaTCAGGATTGGGCCTTAAATCTGTGAAACTGGAATTGCCGAGTTTAAATTCCCTGCTGGGTctgtcatggaatcatggaatggtttggaatcatccagtgccacccctgccatgggcagggacagctcccactgtgccaggctgctccagccccaatgtccaacccggccttgggcactgccagggatccaggggcagccccagctgctctgggaattccattccagcccctgcccaccctcccagccagcaattcccaattcccaatctcccacccagccctgccctctggcactgggaagccattccctggctcctgtccctccatgccttggccccagtccctctgcagctctcctggagcccctttaggccctgcaaggggctcgcagctctccctggagccttcccttctccaggggaacgttcccagctctcccagcctggcacagagccAGTAAGGAATAAAACACTTCCCTGGCCTGTGGAGATCCAGGCTTGGTTCCCTTTCGGCTGCAGTTACCCTGGATTGAGTCATTCCATTCCTTATCCTTACCTGGAGAAGGGGAATGGGATAAATCCATCCAGCACTGAGGTCTAGCAAAGATAAAACTGGTTTTAATGAGCTTAAGGTGCCAAATTCATTCTTAAAGCACAGCTTAGTCccttaaaaagatattttcctggttttgtgtgtgatgttttcctgtatttcctaaaaaaatctttcccaagtttttttattttatctccaAAATTTTCTCATTCcgtgcttttctccttttcccaaaAACCAAATTGCTCCcaagatgggatgggatcagtcAATCCCTGGTTTCCCTGTTAATTTGTTTTATGTGGGAGGATTTAGTTTAGGGATTTTTAAATCcctaaaataaatgagaatttctttataaattagAATTTCTTTTAGGGATTCCGTTCCCACTTTTGATTGgagttttttcccctgtttttagTGGATGTCAGACTGTGTCAGATGTCAGTGGTGTCAGACTGACCCATGAGCAGCAGAGGATTTTGAATCACAAGATTGAGCCTGGCCAAACAGTGAAAATTATGGCATTTGCAGGTAAGAGCCCAAAATGATGTTGGAAAAATCAATGGAAAATTCCCagtctgctccttccctccctgatCCCTCTGTCCGAGGGACTGTGAGATCCCAAAGGGATCAACTTGTGCTGGGATAACAAATTTAAGGGAAAACCTCCCAGAAATGGAGGCAGAATAAAAACGCTGAAGGGAGGAGTGGGAAAAGgtggaacagccctgcagatcCCGAGgttgggaaaggagggagattctccaggtgctggagtAGAGATTTCCCTGTAACTCCTGGAGGAAGAGGGAATGTCTGAGGGAGGCTGTGATCCCATGGGaatccctgctggagcagggtcctggcaggagctggggatccatggagagaggagcccacgcTGGAGCCGATTCCTGGTGGGATTtgtgaccccacagggaccccaggctggagcagttcctgagggactgagcccatggcaaagggatccaggctggagcattcctgagggactgagcccatggcaaagggatccaggctggagcattcctgagggactgagcccatggcaaagggatccaggctggagcatTCCTGAGAGACTGAGCCCATGGCAAagggatccaggctggagcattcctgagggactgagcccatggcaaagggatccaggctggagcattcctgcaggactgagcccatggcaaagggatccaggctggagcattcctgaaggactgagcccatggcaaagggatccaggctggagcatTCCGGAAGGACTGAGCCCATGGCAAagggatccaggctggagcatTCCGGAAGGACTGAGCCCATGGCAAagggatccaggctggagcattcctgagggactgagcccatggcaaagggatccaggctggagcattcctgaaggactgagcccatggcaaagggatccaggctggagcattcctgagggactgagcccatggcaaagggatccaggctggagcattcctgagggactgagcccatggcaaagggatccaggctggagcattcctgagggactgagcccatggcaaagggatccaggctggagcattcctgagggactgagcccatggcaaagggatccaggctggagcattcctgagggactgagcccatggcaaagggatccaggctggagcattcctgagggactgagcccatggcaaagggatccaggctggagcattcctgaaggactgagcccatggcaaagggatccaggctggagcattcctgagggactgagcccatggcaaagggatccaggctggagcaggcagttcctaaagctgtgccaggataggtttaggttggatgttatAAAAATTCCATCCTGGAAAGGCTTATCCAACCCTGGCtcagctgcctggggcagggatggagtcCCCATtgctggagggatttaaaaaccctgtggatgtggcactgggggacatGGATGCCCTTGGAACTGCTGGAGAATGGTTGGGCTTGACCTTAAAGaacttttccaacctaaataattccatgattctctgaaatCGGGGGTGAAGTGGAATAGTGGAGTTTggacagcaggagagggaggttgaaaagaataatttctggaATCATTCATTCCTGACTCTGGgtattttattccttattttcctctcctctccaggcacagggaaaaCCTCGACCTTGGTCAAGTACGCGGAGAAATTCCCGGAGCTGAAATTCCTTTACGTGGCTTTCAACAAAGCTGtggcagagaaggggaaaaatgtttttccaagGAATGTCACGTGCAAGACATTCCACTCCTTGGCATTCGGAAGCATTGGGAGACAGTGAGTGGGGAATTCTTTgtggaagcagggaaaggacaaggaaaaggaaatggtttTGAAGGAAACCTTTGGGATCTGAGGCAGCAGAAATAATGGGAAATTTGTTATTTGTGGTTTCCAAATGGATCCAGTTGGATGCTCCGGGGATTTGAGCATCCATGGGAGCCTGGGGAATCCCTCCTTGCCCTGCTCTTGCTGACACAGACCCTGTTGCTGTTTTGGGGGCAGCTCAAAGCCAAGGAGCTCCTCAGAGGGAGATGGAAATCCACTGGGAATGAGATTTTCCTGCTTCCCATTTCCGCTGGAGCGGCACAACCACTCCaggctctgcttttcctgagcaGAGGAATCAATTTCCTTATCCTGAGTTGTTTTAATGATCCAATTTCTGTCCATTGGAGCTGGGGATAGGAAGGAAAACGAGCCATGAcctggaaaaagagaggaataaaagagGGAAATCCCATTCCCTGGCTCTGCAAACAGTCTGGAATTCCAGGGATGAGCTCAATTTTCCATCTCTAAAATATCTAAAATCGACCAATTCCTGCTTCCACCACGACAAATCTGTGCAGGTTGGAAAGATATTCCATTCTAGGAATAATGAGGATGGATTGGGATATAAATTGGAGCTTTCTCCAGGGATagtgcaccaaaaaaaaaagggattcctgtgtgttttaacatctcttttatctttttatcaCCTCTGGCACAGCTACAAAGACAAAGGCAAGCTGAACTTCTCCAAGATGTCCGCTTTCTCCATCAGCTTCCTCCTCCGGAACCGTAAGGAGCAATCCCTGTTTGTGAGAGGGAAAACCGTGTCCCAGACTCTGGAAAACTTCTTTTCCTCCCCGGATGAGGAGATCTGTGAGGAGCACACGCCCGTGTGGTTCAAAAACACTCACGGGCGAATGCAGCTTATGAGCCAACAGGAAAAGCAAGTGAGTTTAGGGGATGCAGCCTCTGGAATTGTccaaggttggatggggcttggagcaccctgggatagtggaaaatgtccctgctcatggcagggggtggcactggatggcatttgaggtctcttcccacccaaagcattccatgattttattgAACAATCCATGTTCAGCCCCCCCCTCCCAAAATGTTTCGCAGGGATCTTCCCATGTTTCAGTGAAATTCGGGAAGAAGGGCTGGGATTGGGGAAAACTTCAGCCAGAGAAAGCGTTGGGGGAAATCCTGAGCTCTGCAAGAAAGCAGAGGTTGGAAACGACATTCCAAAGAAGTTGGGAGGAAGAATCAAAGATTGGGAGGAAGATGATGCtgtttgggaaaaaagggataATCCCAGTTTTCCCTAAGGGATATTTCCAGCCAACCTCCTCACCAAATCCTCGTGGATCCCAGGAGCTCCTTGGGATGGGAAAAAAGTGTCTGGGGCTTTTTGGGGAATGGCTTCCTGCTGCCaaagggcagggatagatggaatatggggaaggaattgctggctgggagggtgggcaggggctggaatggaattcccagagcagctggggctgcccctggatccctggaatgtccaaggccaggctggacattggggcttggagcagcctgggacagtgggaggtgtccctgcccaggcaggaggtggcactggaggggctctgagctcccttcccacccaaaccattccatttTACGGATTGATCCCTAATTTATCCCAATCCTTGTGTTTTCCCAATTCAGATCAATGTGGAAGAGGCCAAAGAGATTTGGCACAACATGAAGAAGCTGGATGGAGACGCAGAGAAGAGATACAAGATGACTTGTGATGGTAAAAGAGATGGCAAATCCCTTGGGATAAAGGGCTGGAGTGGAAAAATCAACAGATTCATGCTTCCTGCTTCTGGCTGAGCatccagaaagagaaaatcccttttttcctgccaCTGGCTCACCAGGGAATATCCCTCTGGCTCAATTTTTCATCTATAAAATCCATTAAATGAACAAATTTTCCTCCCACCAGGACAAAAATGTGCAGATTTTCAGgatattctggtttttttgtggcTAAAACTTGGGCCCAAAAGTTGGAAGTTGCTTCCAGCGCATCCTTTCCTCTGGATAGTGCCAGAGATAACtaggaaaaacctttttctgggaatttttgggggcATTAACAAGTTTGGAGTCATCAAATTTGAGATTGCAAACGGAGACAGAGATTTTTTTGCAACCCCTTCCAAATGTCCTGGAAATTCCAAGCAGGAAGTAGGGCCAGAAATGGTACCAAACAACcggaaaaaaaaggaagaaagggattTGTTTGAAAGATCCTGGTGGTTTATGCCGAGGGAATTCCCCTCTCCCtgaaattcctgattttttccctcaggataTTTGAAGCTTTGGCAGCTCAGCAAGCCCCAGCTCTCAGGGTACGATGCCATTTTTGTGGATGAAGCCCAGGATTGCACTCCAGGTGAGtttttccaggagctgcaaCTCCAATCCCACTTCCAGAGGGGATTTCCATGTGCTCAGGGATGTGGGAGAAGCGTCTGAACTTAAATACTTGGAATTTCAATAAATTTACCCCTCAGGTTTTACCATTTTACCTGAGCTTTCCCTTGGGTTTGGAGCAGGTTCCTCCCTCACGATCCCAACCGAGCTTTTCCTTCGTCAGCCCTGAGTTTGGAGCAGGTTCTTCCCTCACCATCCCATGTTTTTCCCTGCAGCCATCGTGGATATTGTGCAGTCccaaaaatgtgggaaaatCCTGGTGGGAGACCCTCACCAGCAGATTTACACCTTCCGAGGGGCCGTCAACACCCTTTACGCGCTGCCTCACACCCACGTGTACTACCTGACCCAGGTGAGGGCATGGTTTTCCATGGATACAGCccaaatccagtgggaaggctTTAACAGGCACACTTCCTGCAGTTTGGCACCCTGCAGGgtttgcttttccctggattGCTGGAGAATCCAGCACTTGTGGGCCTTTAGTGGAGTGATCCCATCCcgtggctggaaaagtgggagcTGGGATAGAGACCTTGTTTCAGGGAGATCCTTTCTTTTGAGGAGATTGTACCTGGAATGCTGGATCCAGCTGTGGGatccaacagcagcaggacctggaactgctggagcaaatccagaggaatccatggagctgctcccagggctggagcccctctgctctggagccaggctgggagagctgggaatgttcccctggagaagggaaggatccagggagagctgagagccccttgcagggcctaaaggggctccaggagagctgcagagggactggggccaaggcatggagggacaggagccagggaatggcttcccagtgccagagggcagggctgggtgggagattgggaattgggaattgctggctgggagggtgggcaggggctggaattcccagagcagctggggctgcccctggatccctggcagtgcccaaggccaggctggacattggggctggagcagcctgggacagtgggaggtgtccctgcccatggccaggaTTTCTAGGAatattttgaggggttttggtGCTCATTCCAAGAGAAAAGTTCTCCAGAAGATTTTAAGAATGACCAGGATTTCCAGGAATATTTTGAGGGGGATTTTGATgctttttccatgaaaaaggTCTCCAAAAGGTTGGTGGGAATGGTGTACTTTGGGTCTAAGGATGACCAGGATTTCCAGGAATACTTTTGGGGGAATTTGTTGCTCTTTCCAAGAGATAGGATGTCCTGAAAGTTGGTGGGAATTGTGTGATTTTGGTCTAAGAATAACCAGGATTTCCTGGAatattttggggggattttgatGCTTTTTCCACGAGAAAAGCTGTCCAGAAGCTCGGTGGGAATGCCATCATTCCATACAGAGCAATGCTTTGAGAGGTTCCAGCAGTTCcctgtgcttttcctgctgatGCCGGGATTTTTCCGTGCAGAGTTTCCGCTTTGGCCCCGAAATCGCCTACGTGGGAGCCGCGATCCTGGATGTGTGCAAAGGGATCCGCAATAAAACCTTGGTGGGAGGAAACCAAAAGGGTGAGGTGGGATTGGGAACGGGGGAGAGATTCCCGAAGAATTGGAGTGGTTTGGGATCTGAATCGGGATGGATTCATTTGCTAACTCTAAATAATAAGATAATGATAAATATTAAAGGGTGATGAAATTGATACAATTTAACGGTTTgaattttatttagattttatttagattttatttagattttatttaaattttatttagattCTATTTagataatatttaaattttatttagattttatttagaTCTTACTTAAGTTCTATTTAGatcttatttaaattttatttagattttatttaaattttatttagatcttatttaagttttatttagattttatttaaattttatttagatttcacttaaaattaataaattttatttaaattttatttagattCTATTTagattatatttaaattttatttagattttatttagatcttacttaaattttatttagatcttatttaaattttatttagattttatttagatttcacttaaaatttctttagattttatttaaatcttaTTTAGATTctatttagattttatttaaaaattatttagattttatttagattttatttagatttcatttaaatgtatttaattttaatgttaatttaatttaactttaatttgaatttcatttagatttcatttaaaatttatttaaatttaaatttaattttaaaagtatcgaaatttaatttaaatgtaatttaaaatgtattttaaatttatttaaatttaatttgaaattaatttaaatttaaaatatggttgaaaataaatattgaattaaCTTTctaacattaaattaaaaatgtagatATTAAATTcgttaaaaatgtaaatattaaagTAATAATGAAATTCAttcaaatgtaaatattaaagtcataaaaatgtcaatattaaatgaaaaatgaaatataaaactataaaataaaagtatcgtaaaatagaaaaataatttcctaaaattaaataaataataaaatataaacaataaaataataaaagagaaaaaataaaataaatattaaaatattaataatattaataaatacCAATCGTTAAGTTGATactgtttcatttaaaagttcAATTTTATGATTAAATTGACTTTAAAAGTCAAAACTTGAActaaatttctgaaattaaataagtaatattaataataaatattgatCAGTAATTAAATTCAGAGTTTAagtttgaaatttaaatttaaaatttaatttacgTTTAAAGTTTGAAACAAATTAGTTAAATTTATAAAActgaataaataatattatGAATTAAACtaataacaaataaattaagaaaattagtCTAAAAATGTCAATTTAACATTAAATTTCggtttatatttataaaaatgttattaaattaataaaatttaatagtaataagtaataataaatataaagagtaaataaattaaattaagagaATTCGTTTAGAAATTTAAAGTTAACATTAAAGgctaaaaatgtaaaagaattATTAGATTTGTAACTAAATAATGATGCTAATGATAAATATTAATACATATTAACAATTAATTGAAgtaaggaaattaattttaaaatgtaaacttAAGTTTAGGATTAAAAGATCGATTGAACTTTTAAAACTAAGTAACAATATTAAagataaatattaataatacatGTTAAATCAAGAAAGTTTAAGAGTTCAAATTAAAGTTTAAGATTcagtaattaaatttattaaactAAATTGATAATAAATGTTAATAAATACTGCTGATAAAGATGAGTCaggaattaattaaattaagaagattaaaaaataaatttagaaggAAATTTAAGTTTCAAATGTAGAAACTTTAAATGCATAAAGCTAAATTAATGAGGACTATTAGTAATAAATATTAACAATTGAATTAAGAAAATTAGcttaagaattaaaattaaggtttaaaattaaataatggaATGAAATCAATTTGAATATtgataataaatattaataataaatactaTTGATAAATATTAGTCaggaattaattaaattttaaaactttacatttaaaaattaaattgaaagtGAAATTTAggtttaaaatataaaaactttaGATGTataaaactaaattaataaGGACTATCAGTAATAAATATTAACAATTAAACTAAGAAAATTAGCTTAAGAATTGAAATTAAAGTTTCAAATTGAACAATTAAATTTATAAAACGAAATCAATAATAAGTATTGATAATAAATCTTAATAAATACTGCTGCTCAAGATGAGCCAAGAATTCATTCAATGAAGAACCTTTACATTAAAAAGCTTAAATTAAAGTGAAATTCCAGTTCCAAAGGTAAAATCTTTCCGTGCCTAAAAGGGGAATTATTAATAAACATGAATTAACggattaattaaataataatactTAACAAGTGAATTCTTTGATTAATCCAATTCACTTCCCAGTGACTATTAGtcataaagaattaaaaaacgAAGCAGTCAATCAATCGATCGATCGATCAATCAATCATCCTGATGGATGGGGGCGTTGGGACGGAATTCCTGCGGGGAATGGCCGCGGATAACCGGGAATTGCCGCTGCAGGAGACGTGAGGGGAGGCCGCGCCGGGAGGATGGCCGTGCTGTCCCGGAGCAACTGGAACGTGTTTGAGGACGCCGTGGAATTCACCGGGAGAGACCCCCCGGCCAAAATCCACGTCATTGGGGTGAGGGGAGGCAGCCAGCAGGGCTTCCCAGTCCGGCTCCAAGGATTTCAGTCAACATtccaggaaaaagcaggaatttcttGTGGCCAGGGATGCCCTTATTCTCCAAGCTGACCAGGCCTCATCCTGGTTTTGGGCTCATTTGTCCCGTTTTTATGAGgagtggagcagggaaagagggatggatgggtggCACAAGCCGCTCCAAGGATTTAAATGAACATTCCAGGAAAAAGCAGGGATTTTTTGTGCCCAGGGATGATATCTGGAGCTGTTACTCTCCAACCTGACCAGGCCTCATCCCGTTTTTAGGCTTCTTTGTCCCATTTTTATGAGgagtggagcagggaaagagggatggatgggtggaAGAAGTAATTCCAAGGATTTAAATGAACATTCCAGGAAAAAGCGGGAATTTTTT includes:
- the FBH1 gene encoding F-box DNA helicase 1 isoform X5 produces the protein MRSCGIKEEPLDPFFPGSSDSFRDTRDTSSNSSLCLDDQDFVAAPRGHSRKRALPTAASGVPKEEQDPWGEPDKKIPDLSRIKQECEDLEVEPLPDTHYGLLGTRNWEVPQGTMEDLPAEVLRNIFAFLPVPDLYQNLSLVCHSWREIIRDPLFIPWKKLYQRYLMKEDTALRRVEQILQEFSITKEQEGCVLGLIRLVSSTATGPKVDPSAVLRSLGSHPLFPKAQVCVLHKFPDLKSKAGPEKMWAILAVMVLFSDGVGDIRRLLECLRSPRSELSVVEVTEVLYCMATLLFAMRDRGIPITNSLGSSFPHDPFVPKTKRIFPTDSFGFHQDCSEDEDEGHRIHYNLFYCLYLMENASGIVQPLEEGRVASSGCQTVSDVSGVRLTHEQQRILNHKIEPGQTVKIMAFAGTGKTSTLVKYAEKFPELKFLYVAFNKAVAEKGKNVFPRNVTCKTFHSLAFGSIGRHYKDKGKLNFSKMSAFSISFLLRNRKEQSLFVRGKTVSQTLENFFSSPDEEICEEHTPVWFKNTHGRMQLMSQQEKQINVEEAKEIWHNMKKLDGDAEKRYKMTCDGYLKLWQLSKPQLSGYDAIFVDEAQDCTPAIVDIVQSQKCGKILVGDPHQQIYTFRGAVNTLYALPHTHVYYLTQSFRFGPEIAYVGAAILDVCKGIRNKTLVGGNQKGDVRGGRAGRMAVLSRSNWNVFEDAVEFTGRDPPAKIHVIGGLARFGLSRIYDIWKLSQPADIRQNSNLVINDSFIKKWEETEGFIGLKEYAEHVDDRELQLKISIVEKHRERIPELVQRIQGSHVSRESLADFLIGTVHQAKGLEFDTVCIADDFVQIPSVSGAFLRGMNIIPGRTPEDEWNLLYVAVTRAKKCLLMSKSLENLLMLAGERFLRVELLSEAGKDEGRAPITCCISGCAKSLEFSSGLVVKKLPLTHSDGSRDPGGFLCQACTWQCFGSLAPLTSFPTIREEPGQL